The following proteins are encoded in a genomic region of Sorangiineae bacterium MSr12523:
- a CDS encoding AAA family ATPase codes for MARHALIGRGRELSDLETALIRALAGQGSVFLLSGEAGIGKTRLAEEGARLGQEHGAVVVWGRAWEVEGAPACWPWVQVLQACLQMPEGAAFAADNPRAADLMPFVAAPSTGAADEGTLEPLRVGWAIVALLQRLVRERSLVLVFDDLHAADVASLELLLAVARELRRLPVLVVCTYRELEARRIPKISALLNRLAREGTLRPLGRLDAASVTRCLTEALGDEPAPDLAAAVFAATEGNPLFIDAIAQLLVSRGRGASLPKGFALPDSIRETVHEMLQRLSPDSRRILDAAAVLGRESSVATLQLVCARPAEDVLTALNEGLTAGVLGAQSTPSHPVRFAHVLIRETLYQDLSASERVGLHASAAQALERLHATDLEAHIAELAHHKFEGAPLGSWLDAANFAFKAGLHAMSLCAFDDAARHFERALSALEHGQSRDDVQRADLLWRLGIARIRVGQAQIGKELCERAASLAEQVREPRIYARAALAYGYESQSARVDPRMVELLETALQLNPEKDVLHAQIMARLATAMTPTVHREKPLSLAREAMSLARSLGDRRALLTVLAAARPTFGASDDIIELMTLDREIAGLASELGDKPLEFHAHQRLVRIAMYLGDGDALEYEIAITQRLANETRVPQHQLVAANLRLVLATLSDSPSEIESAENDFRDLSERFDDPMGLASIEANRFIRAELHGDAAGEIAAMKALESLEAAHPSFASWSLLGVPVVEWWRMFRDKASISDPLRREKHRTWLDQLDPEQIQVMLGPLVAFMIPRFVRLHDRPRMDQLYRALLPFETRVPGFPAPLSCLGSVAYNLGVLAAALEQPERAAAHFEQAINICKRARFRGFEARAREALASLSSSRPRFQESALARVGTIVQEYRVERILGVGGMGAVYAASRPDGHRVAIKFLHEQLRDDPGARRLFQREAVLANDVGHPGAVPVLAHDIDEGGHPFLIMPLLEGETVRARWERANKRLPAGEVAVIMSGALEVLAHAHAAGIVHRDIKPENLFITLTGEIRVLDFGIGRRLDGDGSLTLTGHVIGSPAFMPPEQALGRREAIGPHSDCWAVGATIFTLLSGEFVHPADNAQAQLAAAATRPARSLGEVMPYLPASIVAFVDRAVAFDTAARWPSAGEMRTALHAAFEDALGCSVDSLAERFRMEPTAEWSNLTTMRGAS; via the coding sequence ATGGCACGCCATGCGCTCATAGGCCGCGGCCGCGAACTCAGCGATCTCGAGACCGCGCTCATCCGCGCTTTGGCCGGGCAAGGGAGCGTCTTTCTACTCTCGGGTGAGGCCGGCATCGGCAAAACGCGACTCGCGGAAGAGGGCGCCCGTTTGGGGCAGGAGCATGGCGCCGTCGTCGTCTGGGGCCGGGCGTGGGAGGTCGAGGGCGCCCCGGCGTGTTGGCCTTGGGTGCAAGTCCTACAGGCGTGCCTCCAGATGCCCGAGGGCGCAGCCTTCGCAGCGGACAACCCTCGAGCTGCGGATCTCATGCCGTTCGTGGCGGCTCCGAGTACGGGCGCGGCCGATGAAGGGACCCTCGAACCGTTGCGGGTGGGCTGGGCTATTGTCGCACTGCTCCAGCGGCTGGTTCGCGAACGGTCCTTGGTGCTCGTATTCGACGACCTGCACGCCGCGGACGTTGCCTCCCTCGAGCTGCTCCTCGCTGTTGCGCGTGAGCTTCGACGGCTTCCCGTGTTGGTGGTCTGCACTTACCGCGAGCTCGAGGCGCGGCGCATCCCGAAGATATCCGCGCTTTTGAACCGACTCGCGCGCGAGGGGACCCTTCGTCCCCTAGGACGCCTCGACGCGGCGAGTGTCACGCGATGTTTGACGGAGGCGCTCGGGGACGAGCCGGCACCAGATTTGGCAGCGGCCGTATTTGCTGCAACCGAGGGCAATCCGCTTTTCATCGATGCAATCGCCCAGCTTCTCGTATCGCGCGGCCGTGGAGCATCGCTGCCCAAGGGCTTTGCCCTGCCGGACAGCATCCGCGAGACGGTGCACGAGATGCTGCAGAGGCTCTCCCCCGATAGCCGGCGCATCCTGGATGCGGCCGCGGTGCTGGGGCGCGAGTCCTCGGTGGCCACGTTGCAGCTCGTGTGCGCCCGGCCCGCAGAAGACGTACTCACCGCCCTGAACGAAGGTCTCACCGCCGGTGTACTGGGGGCCCAATCCACGCCGTCCCACCCGGTACGATTTGCGCACGTCTTGATCCGTGAAACGCTGTATCAGGATCTCTCCGCGAGCGAGCGCGTGGGGCTGCACGCCAGCGCCGCGCAAGCGCTCGAACGACTGCATGCGACGGATCTCGAGGCGCACATCGCCGAGCTTGCGCATCACAAATTCGAGGGCGCGCCACTCGGATCATGGCTCGATGCGGCGAATTTCGCGTTCAAAGCGGGGCTTCACGCCATGAGCCTCTGCGCTTTCGACGACGCGGCCCGGCACTTCGAGCGTGCGTTGAGCGCCTTGGAACATGGCCAAAGTCGTGACGATGTACAGCGTGCTGATCTCCTGTGGCGGCTCGGCATTGCACGCATTCGCGTGGGCCAGGCGCAGATCGGCAAGGAGTTGTGCGAGCGCGCCGCAAGCCTCGCCGAGCAAGTCAGGGAGCCTCGCATCTACGCGAGGGCAGCGCTGGCCTATGGCTACGAGAGTCAGTCAGCTCGTGTCGACCCTCGCATGGTCGAGCTGTTGGAGACGGCGCTGCAGCTCAATCCAGAGAAGGACGTCCTGCACGCGCAGATCATGGCGCGTCTCGCAACCGCCATGACCCCGACCGTACACCGCGAGAAGCCATTGAGCCTTGCCCGCGAGGCGATGTCCCTGGCGCGCTCACTGGGAGATCGGCGCGCGTTGCTCACAGTGCTCGCCGCGGCGCGCCCGACGTTCGGAGCGTCGGACGACATCATCGAGCTCATGACGCTCGATCGGGAAATCGCCGGGCTCGCGTCCGAGCTTGGAGACAAGCCCCTGGAATTTCACGCTCACCAACGCTTGGTTCGTATCGCGATGTACCTAGGCGACGGCGACGCCCTGGAGTACGAGATCGCGATCACACAGCGGCTCGCGAACGAGACGCGCGTGCCGCAGCATCAGTTGGTGGCGGCCAACCTGCGGCTCGTCTTGGCAACGCTGTCCGACAGTCCATCCGAGATCGAGAGCGCCGAGAACGACTTTCGTGACCTTAGCGAACGCTTCGACGATCCGATGGGGCTCGCATCGATTGAAGCCAATCGGTTCATTCGCGCGGAGCTTCACGGCGATGCGGCTGGAGAGATTGCCGCGATGAAAGCGCTGGAGTCATTGGAAGCCGCCCACCCATCGTTTGCCTCGTGGAGCCTTCTTGGAGTCCCAGTGGTCGAATGGTGGCGCATGTTCCGAGACAAGGCATCCATCTCGGATCCGCTGCGGCGCGAGAAGCACCGTACCTGGCTCGATCAATTGGACCCCGAGCAAATCCAGGTGATGCTCGGCCCGCTCGTCGCCTTCATGATCCCGAGGTTCGTTCGCCTTCACGATCGGCCTCGGATGGACCAGCTATACCGCGCGCTCCTCCCTTTCGAGACGCGCGTCCCCGGCTTTCCGGCGCCACTGTCGTGCCTCGGGTCGGTCGCCTACAACCTCGGCGTTCTGGCCGCCGCCCTCGAGCAGCCGGAACGCGCAGCGGCTCACTTCGAGCAGGCCATCAACATCTGCAAACGCGCCCGATTCCGCGGATTCGAGGCCCGCGCGCGTGAGGCGCTTGCATCACTTTCGTCGTCGCGCCCTCGTTTTCAAGAGAGCGCGTTGGCACGCGTCGGGACCATCGTCCAAGAATATCGCGTCGAACGCATTCTCGGCGTCGGCGGGATGGGTGCCGTGTACGCCGCATCGCGTCCCGACGGTCATCGTGTGGCGATCAAGTTCCTCCACGAGCAGCTTCGCGATGACCCGGGCGCTCGGCGTCTCTTTCAGCGCGAGGCCGTCCTCGCCAATGACGTGGGTCATCCGGGCGCGGTGCCGGTGCTCGCGCACGATATCGACGAGGGTGGCCATCCCTTTTTGATCATGCCGCTGCTCGAGGGCGAGACGGTCCGCGCGCGCTGGGAGCGCGCGAACAAGCGCCTGCCCGCAGGTGAAGTGGCCGTCATCATGAGCGGCGCGCTCGAGGTCCTAGCCCATGCCCATGCCGCTGGCATCGTTCACCGCGACATCAAGCCCGAAAATCTGTTCATCACCTTGACCGGCGAAATCCGCGTGCTCGATTTTGGCATCGGGCGCCGCCTCGATGGTGATGGCAGCCTTACCTTGACCGGCCACGTGATCGGCTCGCCCGCCTTCATGCCTCCCGAGCAGGCGCTCGGCCGGCGCGAGGCAATCGGCCCGCACAGCGACTGCTGGGCTGTCGGTGCCACGATCTTCACCTTGCTCTCGGGTGAATTCGTCCACCCCGCCGACAACGCGCAAGCGCAACTCGCGGCGGCGGCAACCCGTCCCGCGCGCTCGCTTGGGGAGGTGATGCCGTACCTTCCCGCCTCCATCGTCGCCTTCGTGGATAGGGCCGTCGCCTTCGACACCGCTGCTCGTTGGCCATCGGCCGGCGAGATGCGCACCGCATTGCACGCGGCCTTCGAAGACGCGCTGGGTTGCTCCGTGGATTCGCTCGCCGAGCGCTTTCGCATGGAGCCGACCGCGGAATGGTCCAATCTGACGACCATGCGCGGCGCCTCGTAG
- a CDS encoding AAA family ATPase, translating into MALQALFGRARELTDLETALSRALTGQGSAFLLSGEAGIGKTRLAEEGARLARERGATVIWGRAWEVEGTPPCWPWVQVLQACLQMPEGATFAANHPRGADLTPLLAGRSAGDEPSLEPLRLGSAIIALLERLAGEGPLVLVFDDLHAADVASLELLVAVARELRRLHVLLVGTYRELEARRIPKVSALLNRLAREGTLRPLGRLDAASVTQCLAATLGVEPAPHLAAAVFAATEGNPLFIDALGQLLASRGRGASLPDGFTLPDSIRETVHEMLRRLSPDSRRVLDAAAVLGRESSVVTLQLVCGRPAEDVLTAVSEGLAAGVLGAQSAPSHPVRFAHVLIREALYQDLSATERVGLHASAAQALERMHATDLDAHIAELAHHKFEGAPLGSWLDAADFALKAGLHAMNLCAFDDAARHFERALTALDHGESRDDGQRADLLWRLGVARIRVGQAEVGKDLCERAAALAERTGEPRMHARAALAYGYESQTGRVDPRMVELLETALRLNPEKDALHAQIMARLAAAMTPTVHRERPLRLAREAMDLARSLGDKRALLTVLAMARPTFGAPEDPTELMTLDREIAGLAAELGDKPLEFHAHHRLYRVTLYLGDRDALELEVAIGERLAKETRVPQHQLLAATARLILATFSDGAAEILSAEDDLRELSERFDDPFGLASIEANRFVRAELHGDSTGEIAAVKALEALEAAHPSFASWTLLGVPVMEWWRMFRDKASIAEPRLREKHRAWLDQLDPERTQVMLGPMMAFMIPRFVRLRDRARIEQLYRALLPYEARVTGFPGPQSCLGPVAYSLGVLAVALERPERAAAHFEQAISLSKRARFHGFEGRAREALASLSSSRPRFQESVLSRVGTVVHGYRIERVLGVGGMGAVYAASHPDGRRVAIKFLHEQLRDDASALHLFHREVALANAVGHPGAIPVLTHDTDESGHPFLIMPLLEGETVRARWERANKRLPAGEVAVIMSSALEVLAHAHAAGIVHRDIKPENLFVTATGEIRVLDFGIARRLDGDGSITVTGHVIGSPAFMPPEQALGRREAIGPHSDCWAAGATIFTLLSGEFVHPADNAQAQLAAAATRPARSLGEAMPYLPASIVAFVDRAVAFDTAARWPSAGEMRTALHTAFEDALGCSVDSLAERFRMEPTAEWSNLTTMRGPS; encoded by the coding sequence ATGGCACTTCAAGCGCTCTTTGGCCGCGCCCGCGAGCTCACCGATCTGGAGACCGCACTCAGCCGTGCCCTGACTGGGCAGGGCAGCGCCTTTCTTCTCTCGGGTGAGGCTGGCATCGGCAAAACGCGGCTCGCGGAAGAGGGCGCTCGTTTGGCGCGAGAGCGTGGCGCCACCGTCATCTGGGGCCGTGCGTGGGAGGTCGAAGGCACCCCGCCGTGTTGGCCATGGGTGCAAGTGCTGCAGGCGTGCCTCCAGATGCCCGAGGGCGCAACCTTCGCAGCGAACCACCCCCGCGGCGCGGATCTCACGCCGCTCTTGGCCGGGCGAAGCGCGGGGGACGAACCGTCGCTCGAACCCCTGCGGCTGGGCTCAGCCATCATCGCGCTGCTCGAGCGGCTGGCGGGCGAAGGGCCGTTGGTTCTCGTTTTCGACGATCTACACGCGGCCGACGTTGCCTCGCTCGAGCTGCTCGTGGCGGTGGCGCGTGAGCTTCGACGGCTCCACGTGTTGCTCGTCGGTACCTACCGCGAGCTCGAAGCGCGACGCATTCCGAAGGTATCCGCTCTCTTGAACCGTCTCGCGCGGGAGGGGACCCTTCGCCCCTTGGGCCGCCTCGACGCGGCGAGCGTCACACAATGCCTGGCGGCAACGCTTGGTGTTGAGCCAGCGCCCCATCTAGCGGCGGCGGTGTTTGCCGCGACCGAGGGCAATCCGCTTTTCATCGATGCACTGGGCCAGCTTCTCGCATCGCGCGGACGCGGAGCCTCGCTGCCCGACGGCTTTACCTTGCCCGATAGCATCCGCGAGACGGTGCACGAGATGTTGCGGCGGCTCTCACCCGATAGCCGGCGCGTCCTGGACGCAGCGGCGGTTCTCGGACGCGAGTCGTCGGTGGTTACGTTGCAGCTCGTGTGCGGTCGGCCGGCGGAGGACGTACTCACCGCCGTGAGCGAAGGGCTCGCCGCCGGTGTGCTGGGAGCCCAGTCGGCGCCATCCCATCCGGTGCGATTTGCGCACGTCCTGATCCGTGAGGCGCTGTATCAGGATCTCTCCGCCACGGAGCGTGTGGGATTGCACGCCAGCGCCGCGCAAGCGCTCGAGCGAATGCATGCGACCGATCTCGATGCTCACATCGCCGAGCTGGCGCATCACAAATTCGAAGGCGCGCCGCTGGGATCGTGGCTCGACGCGGCAGATTTCGCGTTGAAAGCGGGGCTCCATGCGATGAATCTCTGCGCTTTCGACGATGCGGCCCGGCATTTCGAACGCGCGTTGACGGCGCTGGACCACGGCGAGAGTCGCGACGACGGCCAGCGCGCCGATCTTCTGTGGCGACTTGGTGTTGCACGCATCCGCGTCGGTCAGGCGGAGGTGGGAAAGGACCTTTGCGAGCGCGCGGCGGCGCTGGCCGAGCGCACGGGCGAGCCTCGCATGCACGCGAGGGCGGCGCTGGCCTACGGCTACGAGAGTCAGACCGGTCGTGTCGATCCTCGGATGGTCGAGCTGCTTGAAACGGCGTTGCGGCTCAATCCAGAGAAGGATGCGCTTCACGCGCAGATCATGGCGCGTCTCGCGGCTGCCATGACCCCCACCGTTCATCGAGAAAGACCATTGAGACTTGCCCGCGAGGCGATGGATCTCGCGCGCTCGCTGGGGGACAAGCGCGCCTTGCTCACAGTGCTCGCAATGGCGCGTCCCACCTTTGGGGCACCGGAGGATCCGACCGAGCTCATGACGCTCGACCGAGAAATTGCTGGGCTGGCAGCCGAGCTTGGGGACAAGCCCCTGGAATTTCACGCGCACCACCGCTTGTATCGCGTCACGTTGTATCTGGGCGACCGCGATGCGCTGGAGCTCGAGGTCGCAATTGGAGAGCGGCTTGCGAAGGAGACGCGTGTGCCGCAGCACCAGCTGCTCGCGGCCACCGCGCGGCTTATCTTGGCAACCTTCTCCGACGGTGCGGCCGAGATCCTGAGCGCCGAGGACGACCTGCGTGAGCTGAGCGAGCGCTTCGACGACCCGTTCGGGCTTGCGTCGATTGAAGCCAATCGATTCGTGCGCGCGGAGCTTCATGGCGATTCGACCGGCGAGATCGCGGCCGTGAAAGCGCTGGAGGCGTTGGAAGCCGCCCACCCATCGTTTGCATCGTGGACCCTCCTTGGTGTGCCGGTAATGGAGTGGTGGCGTATGTTTCGCGACAAGGCATCGATCGCCGAGCCGCGCCTGCGCGAGAAGCACCGTGCCTGGCTCGATCAATTGGATCCTGAGCGGACCCAGGTGATGCTCGGCCCGATGATGGCATTCATGATCCCGCGATTCGTTCGTCTTCGCGATAGAGCCCGGATAGAACAGCTATACCGCGCGCTCCTTCCCTACGAGGCGCGCGTGACGGGCTTTCCGGGCCCACAGTCATGCCTCGGCCCGGTTGCCTATAGCCTAGGCGTGCTGGCCGTCGCCCTGGAGCGGCCCGAACGCGCGGCCGCCCACTTCGAGCAAGCCATCAGCCTATCCAAGCGCGCGCGGTTCCACGGATTCGAGGGCCGCGCGCGAGAGGCGCTTGCGTCGCTCTCGTCGTCGCGTCCTCGCTTTCAAGAGAGCGTGTTGTCACGCGTCGGGACCGTCGTACATGGCTATCGCATCGAGCGCGTCCTCGGCGTCGGTGGAATGGGTGCGGTCTACGCCGCATCGCATCCCGACGGCCGTCGCGTGGCCATCAAGTTTCTGCACGAGCAGCTCCGCGACGACGCGAGCGCGCTTCATCTTTTTCATCGCGAGGTCGCCCTCGCGAACGCCGTGGGCCATCCGGGGGCGATCCCGGTGCTCACGCACGACACCGACGAGAGCGGCCATCCCTTCTTGATCATGCCGCTGCTCGAGGGCGAGACGGTCCGAGCACGCTGGGAGCGCGCGAACAAGCGCCTGCCCGCGGGCGAAGTGGCCGTCATCATGAGCAGCGCGCTGGAAGTGCTGGCCCATGCCCACGCCGCTGGCATCGTCCACCGCGACATCAAGCCGGAAAACCTGTTCGTCACCGCGACCGGGGAGATCCGCGTGCTCGATTTTGGCATTGCGCGCCGCCTCGATGGCGATGGAAGCATCACCGTGACAGGCCACGTGATCGGCTCGCCCGCCTTCATGCCGCCGGAGCAGGCGCTGGGTCGGCGCGAGGCCATTGGGCCGCATAGCGACTGCTGGGCCGCGGGGGCCACGATCTTCACCTTGCTCTCGGGCGAGTTCGTCCACCCCGCCGACAACGCGCAAGCCCAACTCGCCGCGGCCGCAACCCGTCCTGCGCGCTCGCTCGGAGAAGCGATGCCCTATCTACCGGCCTCCATCGTCGCCTTCGTGGATAGGGCCGTCGCCTTCGACACCGCTGCTCGTTGGCCATCCGCCGGCGAGATGCGCACCGCATTGCACACGGCTTTCGAAGACGCGCTGGGTTGCTCCGTGGATTCGCTCGCCGAGCGCTTTCGCATGGAGCCGACCGCGGAATGGTCGAATTTGACGACCATGCGAGGCCCTTCCTAG
- a CDS encoding FAD-binding protein: MVTDTDALTAAADDWGNVVRRQPWAVVRPESVADVQKVVAFCHGNGVKLAVRGVGHSVYGQDQVEGGLVIDSQSLTGISVGNGYVDVEPGATFAAVHAAAPGRTLPVWAEHTGLTICGMLSVGGLGITSFTNGSVADNILELDVVLADGTLQTCSATLRPALFHSVRAGLGQFGVIVRARIPLTAAPTNATMFILSYDDIDAYMADYEFLSVRERRFQALFGGAVPAPQNGFVFTIEATSFFSGDPPDQAPLLAGLHFVGQPQVVSLPYTDFQNRGAPAFAALKSFDRPAPFLAFSVPKSVGKQVLLDLLSAPANHEGAFATAPNGAPVSFFRIWCMKRSQFKAPLLRFAPVGDEEVIWMAVILKTLLVDPSRASAVVETNRRTYDQIVRLGGKQYPINAIPNYSPADWETHFDVLWPTVCLAKQIYDRENVLTPGQGMFTSPCAPSNDPEAESKLEKQYKALIGEG; this comes from the coding sequence GTGGTTACGGACACCGACGCGCTAACGGCCGCGGCGGACGACTGGGGAAACGTCGTTCGCCGGCAGCCGTGGGCGGTCGTTCGACCCGAGTCCGTGGCCGATGTCCAAAAGGTCGTAGCCTTTTGCCATGGGAACGGCGTCAAGCTCGCCGTGCGCGGCGTTGGGCATTCGGTTTACGGACAGGACCAAGTGGAAGGAGGCCTGGTCATCGACTCCCAGTCGCTCACGGGCATCTCCGTTGGTAACGGTTACGTCGATGTCGAACCAGGGGCCACCTTCGCTGCCGTTCATGCCGCGGCGCCGGGTCGCACGCTCCCCGTTTGGGCCGAGCACACGGGGCTCACGATCTGCGGCATGCTGAGTGTCGGCGGGCTTGGGATCACGTCGTTCACGAACGGGTCGGTTGCGGACAACATCCTCGAACTCGACGTGGTGCTGGCCGACGGAACCCTGCAAACGTGCTCCGCCACACTTCGCCCGGCGTTGTTCCACTCGGTGCGGGCTGGATTGGGTCAATTTGGTGTCATCGTCAGGGCCCGCATTCCGCTCACCGCGGCCCCCACGAACGCAACGATGTTCATCCTCAGCTACGACGACATCGATGCGTACATGGCAGACTACGAGTTTCTCAGCGTCCGGGAGCGCCGTTTCCAGGCGCTCTTCGGCGGTGCGGTACCGGCTCCGCAGAACGGTTTCGTATTCACCATCGAGGCGACTTCGTTCTTCAGCGGAGATCCGCCCGATCAGGCGCCCTTGCTGGCGGGTCTTCACTTCGTCGGTCAGCCCCAGGTCGTATCGCTCCCGTACACGGATTTCCAGAATCGCGGCGCGCCGGCCTTCGCGGCGCTAAAGTCGTTCGATCGGCCCGCTCCGTTCCTCGCGTTTTCGGTGCCGAAGTCCGTCGGCAAGCAAGTGCTTTTGGACCTGCTCTCGGCACCTGCCAACCACGAAGGTGCATTTGCGACAGCTCCCAACGGCGCGCCCGTTTCGTTCTTTCGCATTTGGTGCATGAAGCGGTCGCAGTTCAAGGCGCCGCTTCTCCGCTTTGCTCCCGTGGGGGACGAAGAGGTCATCTGGATGGCGGTGATACTGAAAACGCTGCTGGTCGACCCCTCCCGTGCTTCGGCCGTCGTCGAGACGAACCGGCGCACGTACGACCAAATCGTGAGGCTCGGCGGCAAGCAATATCCGATTAATGCCATACCGAATTACTCGCCCGCCGATTGGGAAACCCATTTCGACGTGCTATGGCCTACCGTCTGCCTGGCCAAGCAGATCTACGATCGCGAGAACGTGCTCACGCCGGGGCAGGGGATGTTCACCTCACCGTGTGCCCCTTCGAATGACCCCGAAGCCGAGTCGAAGCTCGAGAAGCAATACAAGGCGCTGATCGGCGAAGGCTAG
- a CDS encoding FAD-binding protein: MGDDIRNVHSRRAWMQGFSAVVAGTVVGAFDVRTRQWISVAEAAGKSCPSRDAIPPLEGQLTMDSAALTAAADDWGNVIHRQPWAVLKPASVADIQKMVKFCRCNGIKVAVRGVGHSVYGQDQAEGGLVIDSQSLTAISVSDGYVDVQPGATFGAVHAAAPGRTLLVWPEHTGLTICGALSVGGLGITSFSNGSVADTILELDVVLTDGSVQTCSARRRPALFHSVRAGLGQFGIIVRARLPLAPAPTNATMFILAYDNIDAYMADYELLSVRDRRFQALFGGARPAAAPQTGFVFTIEATAFFTGNPPDQAALLAGLHYVGQPQVVSAPYTDFQNRNQPNFANLKALDRPAPFLAFSLPKSASRQAISDLLATPAHHEGAFPTAPNGAVVSFFRIWCMKRSQFKAPLLRFASGGDDDVIWMVIMLKTLLNEPSRAPAVLEANRQLYDRIVPLGGKQYPINAIPNYSPADWRKHFDLLWPVVSLAKFVYDRENVLTPGQGMFTSECIPCGIFADDQDEARLRTEAAAESTLESRYGALLGEEAPSVEGDSSREDSGCSASPRGTSSFAALILGALGLGAAMLRRRGAQPIPELEMDAPSHEARKRTTPDR, from the coding sequence ATGGGTGATGATATTCGGAATGTTCACTCGCGACGCGCGTGGATGCAGGGCTTTTCTGCGGTCGTAGCCGGGACCGTGGTCGGCGCCTTCGACGTTCGCACGCGTCAGTGGATCAGCGTCGCGGAGGCTGCAGGCAAGTCCTGTCCATCGCGTGATGCCATACCGCCTCTCGAAGGCCAGCTCACGATGGACTCGGCCGCGTTGACCGCCGCCGCAGACGATTGGGGAAATGTCATTCACCGTCAGCCGTGGGCGGTCCTCAAGCCCGCGTCCGTTGCCGATATTCAAAAAATGGTGAAGTTTTGCCGCTGCAACGGCATCAAAGTCGCCGTACGCGGGGTTGGTCATTCGGTCTACGGGCAAGACCAGGCGGAGGGGGGATTGGTCATCGACTCTCAGTCGCTTACGGCTATCTCCGTGAGCGACGGGTATGTGGATGTCCAGCCCGGGGCCACGTTCGGCGCGGTCCATGCGGCGGCCCCTGGTCGCACGCTCCTCGTTTGGCCGGAGCACACGGGGCTCACGATATGTGGTGCGCTGAGCGTTGGCGGGCTTGGAATCACCTCGTTCTCGAACGGATCGGTCGCGGACACGATCCTCGAACTCGACGTGGTGCTCACGGACGGCTCCGTGCAAACGTGTTCGGCCAGGCGGCGTCCGGCGCTGTTCCATTCCGTGCGGGCCGGGCTAGGGCAGTTCGGCATCATCGTCAGGGCTCGCCTCCCACTCGCACCGGCACCCACGAATGCGACGATGTTCATCCTCGCCTACGACAACATCGACGCGTACATGGCGGACTACGAGCTGCTCAGCGTCCGGGATCGCCGCTTCCAGGCGCTCTTCGGCGGTGCGCGGCCCGCCGCTGCTCCGCAAACCGGTTTTGTATTCACCATCGAGGCGACGGCCTTCTTCACCGGAAATCCGCCCGATCAGGCGGCGTTGTTGGCAGGCCTGCACTACGTCGGTCAGCCGCAGGTCGTATCGGCGCCATACACCGACTTCCAGAACCGAAACCAGCCCAACTTCGCCAACCTCAAGGCGCTCGATCGGCCGGCTCCCTTCCTCGCTTTTTCGTTACCGAAATCTGCAAGCAGGCAAGCCATTTCGGACCTGCTCGCGACACCCGCGCACCACGAGGGGGCATTTCCCACCGCGCCGAATGGGGCCGTCGTTTCCTTCTTTCGCATTTGGTGCATGAAGCGATCGCAGTTCAAGGCGCCGCTTCTCCGCTTTGCTTCCGGAGGCGACGACGACGTTATCTGGATGGTGATCATGTTGAAGACGCTGCTCAACGAGCCTTCGCGTGCTCCCGCCGTGCTCGAGGCGAACCGGCAATTGTACGATCGGATCGTGCCACTTGGCGGCAAGCAATATCCGATTAACGCGATACCGAATTATTCGCCTGCGGATTGGAGAAAGCATTTCGACCTACTATGGCCGGTCGTCTCCCTCGCCAAGTTCGTCTACGATCGCGAGAACGTACTCACACCGGGGCAGGGGATGTTCACCTCGGAATGCATTCCGTGCGGCATCTTTGCCGATGACCAGGACGAAGCCCGACTGCGCACGGAGGCCGCAGCGGAGTCGACACTCGAGAGTCGATACGGTGCGCTCCTCGGCGAGGAGGCACCTTCCGTCGAGGGAGATTCCTCTCGGGAAGACTCAGGTTGCAGCGCGAGTCCGCGCGGAACCTCTTCGTTCGCCGCGTTGATCCTGGGAGCATTGGGGCTTGGCGCGGCGATGTTGCGTCGGCGAGGTGCGCAGCCGATTCCCGAGCTGGAGATGGATGCACCATCACACGAAGCGCGAAAGCGAACCACACCCGATCGCTGA